The proteins below are encoded in one region of Sulfurospirillum tamanense:
- the guaA gene encoding glutamine-hydrolyzing GMP synthase, with translation MKDVPILVLDFGSQYTQLIARKMRENGVYCEIVPYSEPLEAIKARAPKGLILSGGPASVYAKDAYYPDSGVFDLGIPMLGICYGMQLMTQHFGGSVVAASHHEYGKAELTLEGNHILFAETGCGQIVWMSHGDKVEHLPEGFEKIATSANSPYAAIAHEEKQFYAFQFHPEVYHTEQGSRLLKNFAKYICGCESTWNMGSFAKEKIEEIRAKVGSKKVLCGVSGGVDSSVVAALLAEAIGDQLVPVFVDNGLLRANERAQVEAAFKVRLGVELITVDASDIFLERLKGITEPEQKRKIIGETFIEVFEKEAKKHNGIEFLAQGTLYTDVIESVSVKGPSKTIKSHHNVGGLPEWMKFDLIEPLREIFKDEVRILGLELGLPKEMINRHPFPGPGLGIRIMGEVNREDLEILRKADVVMLEELRATGYYEKTWQAFTVLLNVKSVGVMGDNRTYDNTVCVRIVEATDGMTATFAHIPHDILENISRRIINEVDGINRVVYDISSKPPATIEWE, from the coding sequence ATGAAAGACGTACCTATCCTCGTTTTAGACTTTGGCTCACAGTACACGCAACTCATTGCGCGTAAGATGCGAGAAAACGGCGTTTATTGCGAGATTGTACCTTACAGCGAACCGCTAGAAGCCATTAAGGCGCGTGCTCCCAAGGGATTAATTTTAAGCGGTGGCCCTGCTTCGGTGTATGCTAAAGATGCTTACTACCCAGATTCAGGTGTTTTTGATCTTGGCATTCCTATGCTAGGAATTTGTTACGGCATGCAACTGATGACACAGCATTTTGGCGGGAGTGTTGTGGCTGCTAGTCACCATGAATACGGCAAAGCAGAGCTAACGCTTGAGGGCAATCATATTCTTTTTGCAGAGACAGGTTGTGGGCAGATTGTTTGGATGAGTCACGGGGACAAAGTGGAGCATTTGCCTGAAGGGTTTGAAAAAATCGCCACCAGTGCCAACTCTCCTTATGCAGCCATTGCACATGAAGAAAAACAATTCTACGCCTTTCAATTTCACCCTGAAGTGTACCACACTGAACAAGGCAGTAGACTGCTTAAAAACTTTGCCAAATACATTTGCGGGTGCGAAAGTACTTGGAATATGGGCTCTTTTGCAAAAGAAAAAATTGAAGAGATTCGTGCCAAAGTGGGCTCCAAAAAAGTGTTGTGTGGTGTGAGTGGCGGTGTTGATAGTTCTGTGGTAGCAGCACTACTCGCCGAAGCGATTGGAGACCAGTTGGTGCCGGTGTTTGTAGACAACGGACTACTGCGCGCCAATGAGCGCGCCCAAGTCGAGGCTGCTTTTAAGGTGCGTTTAGGGGTAGAGCTGATTACAGTGGACGCTTCGGATATTTTTTTAGAGCGTCTAAAGGGAATTACTGAGCCCGAGCAAAAACGCAAGATTATTGGTGAGACTTTTATTGAAGTTTTCGAAAAAGAAGCCAAGAAACATAACGGTATCGAATTTTTAGCTCAAGGCACTTTGTACACCGATGTGATTGAGTCCGTTTCAGTCAAGGGACCCTCTAAGACAATTAAATCACACCACAATGTGGGAGGTTTGCCTGAGTGGATGAAATTTGACTTGATCGAACCATTGCGCGAAATATTTAAAGACGAAGTGCGTATTTTGGGCTTGGAGCTTGGGCTCCCTAAAGAGATGATAAACCGCCATCCTTTCCCTGGTCCAGGTCTAGGGATTCGTATCATGGGTGAAGTAAACCGCGAAGACTTGGAGATTTTGCGTAAAGCAGACGTGGTTATGCTAGAAGAGCTTCGCGCAACAGGGTATTATGAAAAAACATGGCAAGCCTTTACCGTGCTTCTAAACGTCAAGAGCGTTGGCGTCATGGGGGACAACCGAACGTACGACAACACCGTGTGCGTACGCATCGTTGAAGCAACTGATGGCATGACAGCCACCTTTGCACATATCCCCCACGATATTTTAGAAAACATTAGCCGTCGCATTATTAATGAAGTAGATGGTATTAATCGTGTGGTGTACGATATCTCAAGTAAGCCCCCTGCTACTATTGAGTGGGAGTAG
- the nadB gene encoding L-aspartate oxidase, whose product MQYDVIIIGAGIAGLSTAAHLPSSMKVLVLSKDYPWECNTFYAQGGVAVANSKEDIARHIADTLEAGVHCSNPEAVNILCHEGPEKVQALMAQGFAFDVNEQGALLYTQEAAHSDKRVIHAGGDATGREIHLHLMRHLQTTLLYNTQVVDLLINEGRCFGVRMRTQEGLSCAYANHVVIASGGVGSLYEFHTNARTISADLQGIVLEHGLALKDMEMMQFHPTVYVKGKGVRKQLLSEALRGEGAKVVDSAGHQFLFEYDSAGELAPRDVVSQSIFDYQQTTKKEVFLDVSFLDKPAFAKRFPSIYFAMQNEGVDVPCTHIPISPAFHYAMGGIATDLDGRVLGAKNLYAVGEVACTGVHGANRLASNSLLEGLVFSARVANAIAYSAPTLIAKTFTCKEEVLQCEGDKEKKNALRLLMWENAGIVRNVGGMEEALNRVQDMLKCRTGKLLRLRLLASQEILRHALHRRESLGAHRLVNTPIRK is encoded by the coding sequence ATGCAGTACGATGTTATCATCATTGGCGCGGGCATAGCTGGATTAAGTACCGCAGCCCATTTGCCCTCATCCATGAAGGTGCTTGTTTTGAGTAAGGATTATCCTTGGGAATGCAATACTTTTTATGCTCAGGGTGGTGTTGCGGTGGCAAACAGCAAAGAGGATATCGCGCGTCACATTGCCGATACCTTGGAGGCTGGAGTTCATTGTAGTAATCCCGAAGCTGTGAATATTTTGTGTCATGAGGGGCCAGAAAAAGTCCAAGCCCTCATGGCTCAAGGCTTTGCATTTGACGTGAACGAACAAGGCGCATTGCTCTACACCCAAGAAGCCGCGCACAGTGATAAACGTGTTATTCACGCAGGTGGGGATGCAACAGGACGAGAAATACATTTGCATCTTATGCGTCATTTGCAAACTACGTTGCTTTATAACACGCAAGTGGTGGATCTTTTGATAAATGAGGGCCGATGCTTCGGGGTGCGTATGCGTACCCAAGAGGGCCTTTCGTGTGCGTACGCTAATCATGTTGTGATAGCAAGTGGTGGCGTGGGATCATTGTACGAATTTCACACCAATGCTCGCACCATCAGTGCAGATTTGCAAGGCATTGTTTTGGAGCATGGATTGGCACTCAAAGACATGGAGATGATGCAATTTCATCCGACGGTATACGTCAAAGGCAAAGGAGTGCGCAAACAGCTCCTTAGTGAAGCCCTAAGGGGCGAGGGTGCAAAGGTTGTAGATAGCGCGGGTCATCAGTTTTTGTTTGAGTATGACTCCGCGGGTGAATTGGCTCCAAGGGATGTGGTGAGCCAGTCGATTTTTGATTACCAGCAAACCACTAAAAAAGAAGTTTTTTTAGACGTCTCTTTTTTAGATAAACCAGCTTTTGCAAAACGCTTTCCTAGTATTTATTTTGCGATGCAAAATGAAGGTGTTGATGTTCCCTGTACGCACATTCCTATTTCCCCTGCGTTTCACTACGCGATGGGAGGTATTGCTACGGATTTGGATGGACGCGTTTTGGGCGCTAAAAACCTTTATGCGGTAGGCGAGGTGGCGTGTACAGGAGTCCATGGGGCTAACCGTCTGGCAAGCAATTCGCTCTTGGAAGGGTTGGTGTTTTCGGCGCGCGTGGCAAATGCTATTGCCTATAGTGCGCCCACCTTGATAGCTAAAACCTTTACATGTAAAGAAGAAGTATTGCAGTGTGAGGGCGACAAAGAAAAGAAAAATGCATTGCGTCTATTGATGTGGGAAAATGCAGGCATTGTCCGCAATGTGGGTGGAATGGAAGAGGCTTTGAATCGCGTCCAAGACATGCTAAAATGTCGCACTGGAAAACTGCTGAGGCTGAGGCTCTTAGCTTCGCAGGAGATTTTACGCCACGCCTTGCATCGACGCGAGAGTCTTGGCGCACATCGTCTGGTTAACACACCAATAAGGAAATAA
- the uvrC gene encoding excinuclease ABC subunit UvrC — MLATQLTHLPDQAGVYQFFDKAGHLLYVGKAKSLKHRVKSYFRFSPTLSPNPTLSPRILKMINEADALQYILVQSEHDAFILENSLIKQLKPKYNILLRDDKTYPYIYIDLSKPYPRFDITRKVIKGKHIRYFGPFSSGANELLGALYLLFPLVQKRGCERAKKACLFFQMGRCLAPCEGLVSSETYRDIVDKATKLIHRPRALQEALQEKMVSYASALHFEEAAKLRDMRQRIVSMERFTHLDLAKLEDFDIFALYNEGGITCGLRWCVREGKVVSSNHSFARSQSDFDPEALYRQLLLDAYPPQTPMTIGTLFTASPLEEAKALEAILQQRHQRAISIKHPKRGEKHHLITLALTNAKELCAQHLRKPTVSLQETLARYFEFSRTPEHIEIFDNSHLGGEATVGAIVCWRHDGFDKSAYRHYHLNHKDEYGQMRELLTERALRFETQNAPDLWVIDGGKTLLDLAQTVLESAGVKVDVIAISKEKIDAKAHRAKGAAKDILHTAKGSFTLSAQDEKLQFFQRLRDEAHRFAISFHRKTKRTQDKQHSRLKQLGLSEGAIKKLLLYFGTFEAIEQASHEELVLVSGKRVAHTLSQKEE, encoded by the coding sequence ATGCTCGCAACCCAACTAACCCACCTCCCTGACCAAGCAGGGGTGTATCAATTTTTTGACAAAGCAGGCCATTTACTCTATGTTGGTAAGGCAAAATCTCTCAAACATAGAGTCAAAAGTTATTTTCGCTTTTCACCTACCCTGTCCCCAAACCCCACCCTTTCGCCACGTATCTTAAAAATGATTAACGAAGCGGACGCACTACAATACATCCTCGTTCAAAGCGAACATGATGCATTTATTCTGGAAAATTCTCTTATCAAGCAACTCAAACCAAAATACAACATTTTATTGCGCGATGACAAAACCTATCCGTATATCTACATCGATTTAAGTAAGCCTTATCCCCGTTTTGACATCACGCGGAAAGTGATTAAGGGGAAGCATATTCGTTATTTTGGCCCGTTTTCTTCAGGAGCAAACGAGTTGCTCGGCGCCCTATACCTTCTTTTTCCTTTAGTGCAAAAAAGGGGGTGCGAACGGGCCAAAAAAGCGTGTTTATTTTTTCAGATGGGACGCTGTTTAGCCCCTTGTGAAGGTCTTGTTTCGTCCGAAACGTACCGTGATATTGTAGACAAAGCAACCAAACTGATTCACCGCCCTCGGGCTTTACAAGAAGCTTTGCAAGAAAAAATGGTCTCCTACGCTAGTGCATTGCATTTTGAAGAAGCAGCCAAACTACGTGACATGCGCCAACGGATTGTCTCCATGGAGCGTTTTACCCATTTAGATTTGGCCAAGCTGGAGGATTTTGATATTTTTGCTCTTTATAACGAAGGCGGTATTACTTGCGGATTGCGTTGGTGTGTCCGAGAAGGAAAAGTGGTTTCTTCAAACCATAGCTTCGCCCGCTCACAGAGTGATTTTGACCCAGAAGCCTTGTATCGACAATTACTGCTTGATGCCTACCCGCCCCAAACGCCTATGACAATAGGAACACTCTTTACCGCCTCCCCCCTTGAAGAAGCAAAAGCACTAGAGGCCATTTTACAGCAGCGCCACCAGCGTGCCATTTCCATCAAGCACCCAAAGCGCGGGGAAAAACACCACCTCATTACCCTCGCTCTCACCAATGCCAAAGAACTTTGCGCGCAACATTTGCGCAAACCTACTGTTTCACTCCAAGAGACCTTAGCGCGCTACTTTGAGTTCTCTCGGACTCCTGAGCATATTGAAATTTTTGATAATTCCCATTTGGGAGGAGAAGCAACGGTAGGGGCTATTGTGTGTTGGCGGCATGATGGTTTTGACAAAAGCGCCTACCGTCATTATCACCTAAACCATAAAGACGAATACGGGCAAATGCGGGAACTCTTAACAGAACGTGCATTGCGTTTTGAAACTCAAAATGCGCCTGATTTATGGGTCATTGATGGCGGAAAAACCCTCCTGGATTTAGCTCAAACTGTCCTTGAAAGCGCAGGGGTAAAGGTAGATGTTATTGCCATTTCAAAAGAAAAAATCGATGCCAAGGCCCATCGCGCAAAAGGTGCCGCAAAAGATATTTTACACACTGCCAAAGGCTCTTTTACCCTTAGTGCGCAGGATGAAAAACTGCAATTCTTCCAACGCTTACGAGACGAGGCACACCGCTTTGCTATCTCCTTTCACCGCAAAACAAAGCGCACGCAAGACAAACAGCACTCTCGGCTAAAGCAGTTGGGTTTAAGCGAAGGTGCAATAAAAAAGTTGCTTCTTTATTTTGGCACCTTTGAGGCAATCGAGCAAGCAAGTCATGAGGAACTTGTGTTGGTCAGTGGAAAGCGCGTTGCACACACGCTTTCTCAAAAGGAAGAATAG
- the hisG gene encoding ATP phosphoribosyltransferase, protein MLTVALPKGRIAEETLEIFETIFNTRFVFEDRKLILDASPFRFLLVRNQDVPVYVQHQAADLGVVGLDVLEEKELGLVHLLDLKIGKCRVCVGMRQGEQLDYSMPEITIATKMENIAKKHFSNKAVAAKIIKLYGSIELAPLVGMCDAVVDVVETGATMKQNGLEVVETIMHSSAHLIANQNSFIEKKSEILELYYRINSAIGTNA, encoded by the coding sequence ATGTTAACAGTAGCCCTGCCAAAAGGTCGTATTGCCGAAGAAACATTGGAAATTTTTGAAACAATCTTTAACACGCGATTTGTTTTTGAAGACAGAAAACTCATTCTGGATGCTTCTCCTTTTCGTTTCTTGCTCGTGCGCAATCAAGATGTGCCTGTGTATGTGCAACACCAAGCGGCAGATTTGGGTGTGGTGGGCCTTGATGTGCTCGAGGAAAAAGAGCTAGGATTGGTACATTTGTTGGATTTAAAAATTGGCAAATGTCGCGTGTGTGTGGGGATGCGCCAAGGGGAGCAGTTGGACTACTCTATGCCAGAGATTACCATTGCAACCAAAATGGAAAATATAGCCAAAAAGCATTTTTCCAACAAGGCTGTTGCGGCCAAAATCATCAAGCTTTACGGGTCTATTGAGCTAGCACCCCTAGTGGGAATGTGCGATGCGGTTGTTGATGTGGTGGAAACGGGCGCAACCATGAAGCAAAATGGCCTTGAAGTTGTGGAAACCATCATGCACTCTTCGGCGCATCTGATTGCAAATCAAAACAGTTTTATCGAAAAAAAGAGCGAAATTTTGGAGCTGTACTACCGCATAAATAGTGCTATTGGCACCAACGCATAA
- a CDS encoding type III pantothenate kinase, which yields MYLCDIGNSNVHFFKEGRIWAISVSEFQHFSPQEPLYFINVNASVKPWLAGKKHCVDLEPYFEFDTIYQGMGIDRVAACYTVKDGIVIDAGSAITVDIMSGGLHLGGYILPGLSATQEAYAAISPRLNVRINPNIALDALPQKTADAVSYGAIKPIIMMLSDTCKDKNIYLTGGDGKFLSRFFKHSVFDKALIFRGMQKALSQSGLVKEG from the coding sequence GTGTACCTGTGTGATATTGGAAACTCTAATGTGCATTTTTTTAAAGAGGGAAGAATCTGGGCCATTTCGGTTTCAGAGTTTCAGCACTTTTCTCCTCAAGAGCCTCTTTATTTCATTAATGTTAATGCGTCAGTGAAGCCGTGGTTGGCAGGGAAAAAGCATTGTGTTGATCTGGAGCCTTATTTTGAATTTGATACCATTTACCAAGGTATGGGAATCGATAGGGTTGCAGCATGCTATACGGTAAAAGATGGTATTGTGATTGATGCGGGCAGCGCTATTACGGTAGATATTATGTCGGGAGGGTTGCATTTGGGGGGGTATATTTTACCTGGTCTTAGCGCTACGCAAGAGGCGTACGCTGCAATTTCTCCTAGACTGAATGTGCGCATTAATCCTAATATTGCCCTCGACGCACTTCCTCAAAAAACAGCCGATGCGGTCAGCTATGGTGCTATTAAACCAATTATTATGATGCTAAGCGATACATGTAAAGATAAAAATATCTATTTAACGGGAGGAGATGGCAAGTTTCTTTCCCGCTTTTTTAAACACTCTGTTTTTGATAAAGCGTTGATTTTTCGTGGAATGCAAAAAGCACTCTCTCAAAGTGGATTAGTAAAAGAAGGATGA
- a CDS encoding outer membrane protein assembly factor BamB family protein, with protein sequence MFRIIISTVLVGLFFLGCETKRQNFEPEKVAGSVRYDGTLPASISDVSRYGATLANGQIITKAGLGKVRLPEGYGLLGEFDERFIAASACGKLLVLDATGATVFEYTFEHTVASASVDNNTLAVVDASNRLSLIDMETRTVRYSHKQDNVYALDSRIAAPYFLSSLVLFPTLDGKVVIVDRESATLVRDVVISSEQFFNNVIFLDVVADRMVVATSKRVISINPNATVFLDADVKDVIVLENRVFVFTKDGRVMLADADLNVLKERKFPFAVFSGVMHGEFVYVVEKGGYLIATDLDLTTVNVYKLPDEINAPTFVTHKTVFVDNRSFTLNHQ encoded by the coding sequence ATGTTTCGCATAATTATTAGTACAGTACTTGTCGGATTGTTTTTTTTAGGATGCGAAACAAAGCGCCAAAACTTTGAACCTGAAAAAGTAGCAGGCTCGGTGCGCTACGACGGAACGCTTCCCGCGTCTATTTCGGACGTCTCGCGTTATGGTGCAACGCTTGCCAATGGACAAATTATCACCAAAGCAGGATTAGGAAAAGTACGCCTGCCTGAGGGGTATGGGCTACTTGGAGAGTTTGACGAAAGGTTCATTGCTGCAAGCGCATGCGGAAAGCTTTTGGTGTTAGATGCGACGGGTGCAACGGTTTTTGAGTACACTTTTGAGCACACGGTGGCCTCTGCTTCTGTGGATAATAATACACTCGCTGTTGTTGATGCTTCTAACCGTTTAAGCTTAATTGACATGGAGACAAGAACGGTTCGCTATAGCCACAAACAAGATAATGTGTATGCGCTAGATTCGCGCATTGCTGCACCTTATTTTTTGTCCTCGTTGGTGTTGTTTCCCACCTTAGACGGAAAGGTTGTTATTGTTGACCGCGAAAGTGCTACGCTGGTGCGCGATGTTGTGATTAGCAGTGAGCAATTTTTTAACAATGTTATCTTTTTGGATGTTGTTGCAGATAGAATGGTGGTAGCGACTTCTAAGCGTGTTATCTCCATTAACCCCAATGCAACAGTTTTTCTTGATGCTGATGTTAAGGATGTGATTGTGCTTGAAAATAGGGTTTTTGTTTTCACAAAAGATGGTCGTGTTATGCTTGCTGATGCGGATTTGAATGTTTTGAAGGAGCGCAAGTTTCCTTTTGCTGTTTTTTCAGGTGTGATGCACGGCGAGTTTGTGTATGTTGTGGAAAAAGGTGGCTATTTAATTGCTACTGATTTAGATCTGACTACGGTGAATGTGTATAAATTACCAGATGAAATTAATGCACCAACTTTTGTAACACACAAAACAGTGTTTGTGGATAACCGCTCTTTTACGCTAAATCACCAATAG
- the gatC gene encoding Asp-tRNA(Asn)/Glu-tRNA(Gln) amidotransferase subunit GatC codes for MHIDNTLLSKLEKLSSLEIEPSKREGIIGQLSEIVTFVENLNELDLESQEATFTTVEGGTPFREDIPTNTPEIVATILHHAPKSNQGFFVVPKIIE; via the coding sequence ATGCATATTGATAACACACTTCTTTCCAAACTCGAAAAACTCTCCTCCTTAGAAATCGAACCCTCCAAGCGTGAGGGCATTATTGGACAACTTAGCGAGATCGTCACCTTTGTAGAAAACCTCAACGAACTTGACCTTGAATCCCAAGAAGCCACATTTACAACTGTTGAGGGCGGCACTCCTTTCCGTGAAGATATTCCAACAAATACGCCTGAGATTGTAGCAACCATCCTGCACCACGCGCCAAAAAGCAACCAAGGATTCTTTGTTGTTCCTAAAATTATTGAATAA
- a CDS encoding type IV pilus twitching motility protein PilT, with protein sequence MISIKALLKNVVAYKASDLHLVSRSEPQIRIDGKLAGLDMEKLDGKEIEEMCYSLLTDKQKKELEENKELDFAVMFPGIGRFRANYYYTMNGEVAAAFRIIPLEIPSLDDLKSPEIFKQLIKREKGLILVTGPTGSGKSTTLAALLNEINLTENKHIITIEDPVEFVHENKRSLFSHRNVGDDTKSFARGLKYSLREDPDIILVGEMRDQETIGTAVTAAETGHLVLGTLHTTSAIQTLNRIVDSFEGAEQVQIRNMLSVSLTAIISQSLLPKIGGGRVAIHEVLINNAAISNLIRENKLHQIYSQLQLNQQKTGMITQTQSMIKAIKANLITKEDAVRFSTQPQELMNLIGI encoded by the coding sequence ATGATTAGCATTAAAGCATTACTTAAGAATGTTGTTGCCTACAAAGCCTCAGACCTGCACCTCGTGAGCCGTAGTGAGCCGCAAATTCGCATCGATGGAAAGCTGGCCGGCTTAGACATGGAAAAGCTCGATGGTAAAGAAATTGAAGAGATGTGCTACTCACTTCTAACAGATAAACAAAAAAAAGAACTGGAAGAAAACAAAGAGCTCGACTTTGCTGTTATGTTTCCAGGGATTGGGCGCTTTCGTGCCAACTATTACTACACTATGAATGGCGAAGTAGCAGCTGCCTTTCGGATTATTCCCCTTGAAATCCCCTCCCTTGATGATCTAAAATCACCAGAAATTTTTAAACAACTCATTAAGCGTGAAAAGGGATTAATTCTTGTTACAGGTCCCACAGGAAGCGGTAAATCAACCACTTTGGCCGCCCTTTTAAACGAAATCAACCTTACTGAGAACAAACACATCATCACCATTGAAGACCCTGTGGAATTTGTTCACGAAAACAAACGTTCGCTGTTTTCACACCGCAACGTGGGAGATGACACTAAAAGTTTCGCGCGCGGCCTTAAATACTCCCTTCGCGAAGACCCCGATATTATCCTTGTCGGCGAAATGCGTGACCAAGAGACCATCGGCACAGCTGTTACTGCGGCCGAAACAGGCCACTTGGTGCTTGGCACCTTGCACACCACTTCTGCTATTCAAACCCTCAACCGCATTGTTGACAGTTTTGAAGGAGCAGAACAAGTGCAAATTCGTAACATGCTTTCTGTTTCACTCACAGCAATCATTTCTCAAAGCTTGCTTCCAAAAATTGGTGGCGGGCGCGTTGCGATTCACGAAGTCCTTATCAATAATGCCGCCATTTCTAACCTCATTCGCGAAAACAAGTTGCATCAAATTTACTCCCAACTACAACTGAACCAACAAAAAACAGGCATGATAACCCAAACCCAATCTATGATAAAAGCCATTAAGGCAAACCTTATTACCAAAGAAGATGCCGTGCGTTTTTCCACCCAGCCTCAAGAGCTGATGAACCTCATTGGCATTTAA
- a CDS encoding GGDEF domain-containing protein, translated as MIKNSSVIESICELGDETFAKLKSLNVPPYPKYYYETFMDGLYASKDQEMLELSKKYSYLFSSNTSHETIAENSVSLAKESLLKFQESNTTIRQISEENAVDLALLKNQTNPSQATGLFSLFSTFQDQVLKELQNAEEIITSLRREIEILERESNIDSLTKAYNKKALFIDLEEMLGFGKEKDLDLYFILFDADDFKTINENFGHIAGDKTLIYLAKLLQTALRRGTRIYRFGGQSFVVILNRIEREDAQKTVQRVLHDTSESKLFYKGNNIRLTLSGGIAAHRCGDTAQSLIDRAEKSLNRAKSDGKNCFREE; from the coding sequence ATGATTAAAAACAGCTCTGTTATCGAATCCATCTGTGAACTTGGAGATGAAACGTTTGCTAAGCTTAAATCGCTGAATGTCCCCCCTTATCCAAAATACTACTACGAAACGTTTATGGATGGTCTTTATGCGTCCAAAGATCAAGAAATGTTGGAGCTTTCTAAAAAATACAGCTACCTTTTTAGCTCCAATACTTCCCATGAAACCATCGCCGAAAACAGCGTCAGTCTTGCCAAAGAGAGTCTTCTTAAGTTTCAGGAGTCAAACACCACTATTCGACAAATCTCCGAAGAAAATGCGGTTGATCTTGCTTTGTTAAAAAACCAAACCAACCCTTCGCAAGCTACGGGGCTTTTTTCACTTTTTAGCACCTTTCAAGACCAAGTATTAAAAGAGTTGCAAAACGCTGAGGAGATTATTACTAGCCTTAGACGAGAAATTGAGATTCTTGAGCGCGAGTCCAATATCGATTCTCTCACCAAAGCTTATAATAAAAAGGCGCTTTTTATTGATCTTGAAGAGATGCTTGGCTTTGGTAAAGAAAAAGATTTGGATTTGTATTTCATTCTTTTTGATGCGGATGATTTTAAAACCATCAATGAGAATTTTGGACACATTGCGGGAGACAAAACGCTCATCTATCTTGCCAAACTTTTGCAAACAGCATTACGACGCGGAACACGCATCTATCGTTTTGGAGGGCAATCGTTTGTGGTTATTCTCAACCGAATTGAACGCGAAGATGCTCAAAAAACAGTACAGCGAGTGCTGCACGACACTAGCGAAAGTAAGCTTTTTTACAAAGGCAATAATATTCGCTTAACACTTAGCGGAGGCATTGCAGCTCACCGTTGTGGCGACACTGCTCAAAGCCTCATTGACCGCGCAGAAAAAAGCTTAAACCGTGCCAAATCTGATGGCAAAAATTGTTTTAGAGAAGAGTAA
- a CDS encoding CvpA family protein, protein MEHIVWFDIITISLILLLGFKGILNGFVKETFGLLGVVGGIFIASRYAQEAGAFIDASVYAFDNKASLFLVGFIALLLCFWILCLIVGKIVAKLLSLSALSGIDKIAGFFVGSAKIFLVFSIFIAAISNIDFVQKKIDAHMTQSFMYPIFMEVGQKIVELRPDDFIKESPSETLAPDAPNDTKDEG, encoded by the coding sequence ATGGAACACATTGTTTGGTTTGACATCATCACCATCTCTCTTATTTTGCTTTTGGGCTTCAAAGGCATCCTGAACGGATTTGTAAAAGAGACGTTTGGGCTTTTAGGAGTTGTTGGCGGTATTTTTATTGCTTCGCGCTACGCACAAGAAGCAGGCGCCTTTATTGACGCGTCCGTTTATGCTTTTGATAACAAAGCATCTCTTTTTTTAGTTGGCTTTATTGCACTCTTGCTTTGTTTTTGGATATTGTGTTTAATTGTCGGAAAGATTGTAGCTAAGCTGCTCTCTCTGAGCGCTCTTTCTGGAATTGATAAAATTGCTGGTTTTTTTGTTGGAAGTGCTAAAATATTTTTAGTCTTTTCTATTTTTATTGCTGCAATTTCTAATATTGATTTTGTTCAAAAGAAAATTGATGCGCACATGACCCAAAGTTTTATGTACCCCATTTTCATGGAAGTGGGCCAAAAAATTGTTGAGCTTCGGCCAGATGACTTTATTAAAGAAAGCCCATCTGAGACCTTGGCTCCCGACGCACCTAATGACACAAAGGACGAGGGATGA
- a CDS encoding Fur family transcriptional regulator, giving the protein MTIENMEYDTLLDRFKEVLKINNLKFTKQREVVLKTLYNHHEHFTPEHLYLLIKDKYGSLNVGIATVYRTLNLLEEAEMVTSITFGSQGKRFELATKPHHDHMICRSCGAITEFEDALIEKRQEAIAKEHGFKLTNHLMQLYGVCKTCKK; this is encoded by the coding sequence ATGACCATAGAAAATATGGAATATGACACACTATTGGATCGCTTTAAGGAAGTGCTTAAAATCAATAATCTGAAATTCACCAAGCAACGCGAGGTCGTTCTTAAAACACTCTATAACCACCATGAACATTTTACGCCAGAACACTTGTATCTGCTCATCAAAGACAAATACGGTTCTTTAAATGTTGGCATTGCAACAGTTTACCGGACTCTCAACCTTCTTGAAGAAGCCGAAATGGTCACCTCCATTACTTTTGGATCCCAAGGAAAACGCTTTGAATTGGCTACAAAACCACACCATGACCACATGATTTGCCGAAGCTGTGGGGCTATCACTGAGTTTGAAGATGCACTCATTGAAAAACGCCAAGAAGCCATCGCAAAAGAGCATGGGTTTAAACTCACCAACCACCTCATGCAGCTGTATGGGGTTTGTAAAACGTGTAAAAAATAA